A stretch of the Uranotaenia lowii strain MFRU-FL chromosome 3, ASM2978415v1, whole genome shotgun sequence genome encodes the following:
- the LOC129750781 gene encoding SNF-related serine/threonine-protein kinase-like translates to MQRNFGLSPASRAGVYDGKIAGLYDLEETLGSGHFAVVKLARHVFTGEKVAVKVIEKTKLDEISRAHLFQEVRCMKLVQHPHVVRLYEVIDTQTKLYLILELGDGGDLYDYIMRHDKGLSENLAQEYFRQIVRAISYCHQLHVVHRDLKPENVVFFEKLGVVKLTDFGFSNKFCPGQKLETSCGSLAYSAPEILLGDSYDAPAVDVWSLGVILYMLVCGHPPFQEANDSETLTMIMDCKYTMPDHVSEGCRQLIAAMLVREPEKRYTLQQIAEDPWLMEGAIEDTPEYLPLVSREQVSEEDHTLIIQKMINGKIATKEEILEALDRNEYNHITATYFLLAERKLRAHRQEEAQKRKPELTLPVSSAARLQDFRKDSEDDLKGDSLLPPKLGMLLSVPRTPGTETGQTGRNRKCSIVQEEEDDEDDGAAHEELSAQLNRRGSRSEGRINVTVQDRIAESERLKLEAKKQLAEAKEKELSEQLALEKIAKENKGSLFGGLGNVTLITSENSSTKDRLGIAGGGLQRKVPEIKRTGMDFSKKSSILKPSLAKMGEGNLRTGSFDKCIASIRDVEHVTTKIITDSSTITIPLPSLNVVTTSTIPKYKTMPSPTRANTILNATTNCLNEIFEEGTDVGSSDSTSTTPRPVVRNQFNARAQSQGSGNGSVVHRRTKFNKSRTASCSSSDASDDDSENRKKRAHKIVDSTVKPQTQRRDSHDDSSDSQDPGNSAAPSGGQTAGYMAATVMMTSASSSSNDNSSQPSSSDKRSSGGGNRQKTSQQVDFRRHRGRRRPVETRLRESQSLNRITEVQESEISHSAAAAAAAAAAATAGAISTSIVPNEIAVAKDNLNTTDQPEEASNVEDGASSSNPPVEEPTPTDATANASGNSNTNNPAISNPTKPKGFSARIFHPFKKQHHHNQQQQQQSSNSSTPAGDVPSSTGAAAPQGDDIEIVVELTKALNASESSNTKSTKKIKILGRYFQVHKKIYVPLSGLFQRGRLYKAQSCGSIVRDKVNVNPNGVTGCGGRGSHPSNARHSTIFNEKNRFIKNCLTGSRLLGSDGDINHNNGGNSFMTGAGSELSNGNSVGGSAGGLSNGSISPAELVTSSSPTPCSLAVANAGTTASLPIKTA, encoded by the exons TCATGCGACACGACAAGGGTCTGTCGGAGAATCTGGCCCAGGAGTACTTCCGACAAATTGTCAGGGCCATCTCTTACTGCCATCAGTTACATGTTGTGCACAg GGACCTCAAACCAGAAAATGTAGTATTTTTCGAGAAGTTAGGTGTAGTGAAGCTAACAGACTTCGGCTTTAGCAATAAGTTCTGTCCGGGCCAAAAGCTGGAAACCTCCTGTGGCAGTTTAGCGTATTCGGCACCGGAAATTCTGTTGGGTGATTCGTACGACGCACCGGCAGTTG ACGTTTGGTCCCTGGGGGTGATTCTCTACATGCTGGTGTGTGGCCACCCCCCGTTCCAGGAGGCTAACGACTCCGAAACGCTCACCATGATTATGGACTGCAAGTACACGATGCCGGATCACGTGTCCGAGGGCTGCCGACA ACTAATCGCTGCCATGCTGGTACGGGAACCGGAAAAGCGCTACACCTTGCAGCAGATTGCCGAGGACCCGTGGCTGATGGAGGGAGCCATCGAGGACACGCCCGAATATCTGCCCCTGGTCAGCCGGGAGCAGGTCAGCGAGGAGGACCACACCCTGATCATCCAGAAGATGATCAACGGCAAGATTGCTACCAAAGAGGAAATCTTAGA GGCTCTAGATCGAAATGAGTACAATCACATAACGGCCACCTACTTTTTGCTGGCCGAACGGAAGCTGCGGGCTCATCGGCAAGAGGAAGCCCAGAAGCGGAAACCGGAACTTACACTTCCGGTATCGAGCGCGGCAAG ACTGCAAGACTTCCGGAAGGATTCCGAAGACGACCTTAAAGGAGACAGTCTTTTACCGCCCAAACTAGGAATGCTTCTAAGCGTTCCTAGAACACCGGGAACCGAAACTGGACAg ACCGGTCGAAATCGCAAGTGCAGCATCGTACAGGAGGAGGAGGACGACGAGGATGATGGTGCCGCCCACGAGGAACTATCGGCACAGCTGAACCGCCGTGGTTCCCGATCCGAGGGTCGGATCAACGTCACGGTCCAGGATAGGATAGCCGAATCGGAGCGGCTCAAGCTGGAGGCCAAAAAACAGCTGGCCGAAGCCAAAGAGAAGGAACTGAGTGAGCAGCTGGCACTGGAAAAGATTGCCAAGGAAAACAAGGGATCACTGTTCGGTGGGCTGGGCAATGTGACGCTGATCACGAGTGAGAACAGCAGTACCAAAGATAGGCTGGGCATTGCGGGAGGAGGTTTGCAACGGAAGGTTCCGGAAATCAAACGAACCGGAATGGATTTTAGCAAAAAGTCTTCTATACTGAAACCGAGTTTAGCAAAAATGGGTGAGGGGAACTTGAGAACTGGTTCGTTTGATAAATGTATTGCTAGCATCAGGGATGTTGAGCACGTAACAACTAAAATTATTACCGACAGTTCGACGATAACGATTCCTTTGCCAAGCTTGAACGTTGTCACAACTTCTACTATACCCAAGTATAAAACGATGCCATCGCCCACCAGAGCCAATACCATCTTGAACGCCACCACCAACTGCTTGAATGAGATTTTCGAAGAAGGAACCGATGTAGGGAGTTCTGATAGCACTTCTACCACGCCTCGACCTGTAGTCCGGAATCAGTTCAATGCGAGGGCGCAGAGTCAAGGCAGTGGAAATGGAAGCGTCGTTCATCGGAGGACAAAGTTCAACAAATCTCGGACGGCATCCTGCAGCAGTTCCGATGCGTCTGATGACGATTCGGAAAACCGGAAGAAGCGTGCGCATAAGATCGTTGACTCTACCGTAAAGCCACAAACTCAACGACGAGATTCGCACGACGATTCCAGTGATTCTCAGGATCCGGGTAATTCGGCAGCTCCCTCCGGCGGTCAAACCGCTGGTTACATGGCGGCAACAGTCATGATGACCAGCGCCAGTAGTAGCAGCAATGATAACAGTAGCCAACCGTCGTCTTCGGACAAACGTTCCTCGGGCGGGGGCAATCGGCAGAAAACCTCCCAGCAGGTTGACTTCCGGAGGCACCGGGGACGGAGGAGACCTGTCGAAACTCGGCTCCGTGAGAGTCAATCGCTTAATCGAATTACGGAAGTGCAGGAGTCGGAGATATCACACTCAGCTGCCgcagcggcagcagcagcagcggccGCGACCGCAGGTGCCATATCAACTTCAATCGTGCCAAACGAGATTGCCGTTGCCAAGGACAATCTCAACACCACTGACCAACCGGAAGAAGCTTCCAACGTAGAGGACGGTGCTAGTAGTAGTAATCCTCCTGTGGAGGAACCGACGCCAACCGATGCCACGGCTAATGCCAGCGGCAATAGCAATACAAATAACCCAGCAATCAGCAATCCAACCAAACCGAAAGGGTTCAGCGCCCGGATATTCCATCCTTTCAAGAAGCAGCATCAccacaaccagcagcagcaacaacaatcgTCGAACAGCTCAACCCCGGCTGGGGACGTTCCTTCATCAACGGGAGCAGCTGCTCCGCAAGGGGACGATATCGAGATCGTTGTGGAACTCACCAAGGCGCTGAACGCTTCCGAAAGCAGCAACACCAAGAGtaccaagaaaatcaaaattcttgGGCGGTACTTCCAG GTACACAAAAAGATCTACGTGCCCCTGTCCGGTCTCTTTCAGCGGGGCCGTCTTTACAAAGCCCAGTCATGCGGGTCGATCGTCCGGGACAAGGTGAACGTCAACCCGAACGGAGTCACCGGTTGTGGTGGCCGGGGATCACATCCCTCCAACGCACGCCACTCGACGATATTCAACGAGAAGAACCGGTTCATCAAAAACTGCCTGACCGGGTCCCGGCTGCTGGGGAGCGACGGAGACATCAACCACAACAACGGAGGCAACAGTTTCATGACCGGAGCCGGGTCGGAATTGTCCAATGGAAACAGTGTCGGTGGCAGTGCTGGGGGTTTGTCCAATGGGAGTATTTCACCGGCGGAATTGGTGACCTCCAGCAGTCCCACGCCGTGTAGTCTTGCGGTTGCCAATGCTGGAACCACAGCTTCGCTTCCGATAAAGACGGCGTAG